The Acropora muricata isolate sample 2 chromosome 4, ASM3666990v1, whole genome shotgun sequence genome contains the following window.
gataataataataataatgataataataataatattataattaacagttattcttcgaggacgcgccggatatgagctgatatatatagttggttattatcagctcatatccggcaagtccgagaagaattactgttttagtaaattttcaagcaattctcttgatttcttcggctgaaacctcctcaaatcgtgacattttctttaccgatgacaccgcgaaaaaatttttttcgacctccaaaatttcagcacaagaaattcgccatcagtttttccttatttggtcaaacttaacgataatggctcatatcatgggcttagggaaccaatcagaaagctggaaaatcattatcctgagctaaaaatttaataattattgttattattctcaTTAATATTATAATCATCTTAACGGTAAAGGTTCCTCAACTGTCATGCCAGGATTATGTGTGCGGTGCTATTTTGATTACTACTCAGTGAGTGGTTTGACAGGCACAGGGCCTGTGCTTATAGTCCTATTCCTGGCCAGCATTCACAACATTTTTCTTGTGTTAATTTAGTTATTGCCTTCTCCTTGAATgacctcttttcttttcttaataaATTTCAGCCTATTTTCATCAGACGAGATAGTAATAAAGCTTTCCAGTGGAGGATACGTAATCTCCCGTACCCAGTGAACGTGTACAGTGTCACCGTAAATGAAGACAACAGCTCTATCACAATCAGAACAAGCAACAAAAAGTATGTGCACTTGAAAATAACTGCTTCAAATTAGTAACGCATTACTTATGTTTTAGTTGTCTGCTCTTAGTATACTAAGTAGCCATTGTAGTATTCATCTTTCCAAAGATTATATGTCTAGAGGGCACTCACCAtttttgtcagaactggccaaCTGGTTCAGCCAGTTTGCTTGTAGAATACTGTACATCAGTTTTGCCAAAGTGAGAGCTGTTTTTGGTCAAACTGACACTGCTGTGGAAAGATAACCAGTTTGGTCATAAATCAATTCTCACAGTTCAGTAGAACTGACGCAATTCATTTGTGGATATGGGACGATCCCTCAACGATCCAGCCAGCCCATTCTGACAAGATAGTAAGTGCCCTAACATCGCACTTAATTAAATGCATGCCAATTTGAGtaaatgtcacaaagtgtccatGAACCCTCTTGTCAGCTTCGCCATGAAAATACCCCTCTTGAAGACAGCAGGACAAGCAAGAACCTTAATTAAAAATGGTGACAACCCAGGAGTTACATACAGCAGTGGAATTTTATGgtccagggcccagttcctcaaagcccggttaagctaaccctggattagttgaaaattttaattgctttttctttaccgctaaagaagggtttcaacaaaattgtggcccaaaaaggttataaattacattTCCAActttaatcttgtgaaaatccttctttaacaataaataaaaagtgattaaaatttttcactaatctaggattagcttaattgggctttgaggaactgggcccggTGAAAGGAGTCCTTAGAAGGACTGTTGGTAGTAAGTGACATTGCAACATTCAGGATTGAATGACAGTTGGAAATTCAAACGAATGTAGTGATGCTCAGGTATTGTGATtggtatttgaaagaaaaatgtggTAATGAGGTTGGTGAGTagtgattggtgcatttggTGAAGGTGGCTGTAGGTTGTAAccgtagagaaaacaaaagttatTGTTCTTATTGTGTAGCCAAGGTTCTCTGTTGAGTAATTGTAACCTAAAAAAATGTTGAACACAAATGCTACCGGTAATCCTAAAGTTACAAATATAAGGTGGTTTTGCACTTACACTTAATGGAAACATTCgtgatgtttatcaaaattgagcctGTTGTACCACCAAAAGTGAGTACTAGTAGCTGTTCATTTGTCACTGTCAACAGTCGTTCCTGTGTTGACCATTTTTGGTTCCTTAAGCAAACAACACAAATTGACTCTCTCTACTGCAGTATTTGATGGCACTTAAAACAGGTTTGGAACTCTTGCTGTTTTGCAACCCATGAGCATTCATGCAAATTGCAATGTAGTGCTGGTAAATGAAACTGGCATACAGCTTTCATGTAAATTTTTATATCATATTTTCAGGTACTTTAAAAGGTTTGATATTCCAGACATGGAAAGAGCTCAGTTGAAACTAGATCAAGGAGCAATTAGCGTGGCTCACGCTAACAACACTCTTATAATAACGGTAAGCCAACAGAttgggtttttttgtttgttgtctgTTAGCTAGCTAGTGACAACGTTAAAGTTGCCCAAAACCCTTTCCAGGCACTGGGTTATTTTCTCTGATGCTAAAGATCCTGTTCTGATGGAGCAACGGTTTATGCTTACATGGGACAACCCAATCGTTAATTTGTTAGATCGGTTTTCAGAtggctgtcgaaaaaccaaaaccaaagctattactccgaccaatcacaacaggagcagacagtgcgatgaaccaatcacaattcctagcaattacctgtaactcgctcgaagcgcgggaataatcacgcgtacatggtgtgattggtttcggttttgcttctcattggttgaaaaactggcgcgagtctttagAGCCAATCACTatgcgtagcaatcgcaatcacgtaattactttcgacactcacttaaaaactgctctatcaaGCGGGTTAtcaagggtcaaatttccactatAAAATGATCAGGAACGTGACGTTTCGAGTGCAAGCCATTAGTCAGAGTGAATAGAGGGATTGTGGGTTGTGTGGTTTACAGTACAGAGCTTAAGCAAGCTGCGTTTTCGAGccactagggagtttaagatctacgacgcgacggtagcgaaaacgtcgctcaaaattgcaagttcaagtttgtcaatctttttggtcactatctcagtttgtgtaacctTTGAAAGCTAGCAGCACTACTCCGGAACTGGATTTAGAGTTGCAGTGTCaaagctaggaaagaaaattccaattcacgcctgtgttcacgttctcgttaAAGCTTGAGagatggtcatttcacgtcgcagatttgtcgagaacgggaaagaaatgtacagaaataataacagcacgtgaagggcgtgcaaagcttttgtttttgtacattaaatgtgcaaaatttgtggcgttgtcgctgtcgtcccgtcgtagatcttaaactccctaccgACTGAGACGGGAACgtttcgcatgccaggacagtggtatCTCCAGATTTTCAAGATAATCGTCTCTACATAGAAGTGCTAGTGTGCAGATTGAATAGGAAAGCAGCACTTTTCCGGTtgtcgtccgtggctcaaaaacgtcgcgtgcTTAGGCTGCCTAGCATGTAAGGGGGAAGAGGAGCTTAGGCATTGGTGGTGAAATGGTCGTGTAAACACATGAATAGAGTACCAAACACCAATGTTAGTTAGGTACACGCTTTAAAAGAGCAgtatttctttgcaaaaaaagaaaactcagcTTTATCGGAACATGCTTACCAAATCAAGCATGCAATTAGGTGTAGTCATTCCtatatttttttccaagaggACGCGGTAACGGTAACCAATCAGCAATCTTATTGGTTCTTTGCGCGGTCCGGAGTTTCCTGTCTCTGCCCGCGGGCACGGTAACGCTTACGCGTCCTTTCTTCTGACAACTTTCTACATCTCATAAATTCATCAACCCTGCCTGTTTGTAACTTTTACTATCCAttcttttatatatttattaatttgaCTACAATTAAACAAAATTCCATTTCATGTCCACATTATCAACTGCACTAAAATTTTGTCTTCAGTAATTTATCGAACCGTATGTCAGAAATTAGAGCAGTGGTTTGAAGGCAGGCGTAATAATTTATTCGTGTTGTATTTCTCTCTTTTGTTGATTTCTTGCTCCCTGTTGGCGCTTATTATCTCGTTGCTCGTTCATAAAGTCGGTCATCAGTCACTTAATAGTGAACTTCTGTCCGAAGTGCTTCAATTTCAAACATAAACACATActaagaaacaaataaacaaacaaactgcaTTTTCGCCTCAAAGAAACCGGTCTAGTGTAAGTTGTAACACGTAAACTTGGTTTGCTCTCTTCCCTTCTGTCATTCATGTCATGTCATTCTGTCATGTCATTCTGTCATGTCATTTTCTTTCGAAAGAGAAGGGTGATGTAAGGAAGCTTGGGCCCCTTTTTTTGTATCACTTTAGGAATTTCCAAGTTGGCACCGTAGGAGCCCTGGCGTATATGAAGACATTGATAAAAATACCGGCAATGGACGAAGCGATCTCGATTTCATCAAACTAAGCGCGTATTGGGTACTTTCCATCAAGCCCACTAAGGTGATTCCTCCACAAGGGCGCTTCGAAGATTTCAGGGAACTTGCAATTCAACGTTCAAACGAGAAAATTTGCAGTTCTGCCATAATTTATAACATGACTATTTACGCAACACAGTAAAcgatttttaacatttttaatgGAAGGTCATTCTTGCAATGCAAGAATAAGTTTGTTCCACCCTTGAAATATACAGAACTGTTTTATTTAACCCAAACTGTTGCTTTAGGTGGATTGGTGCAACAGAATTGAAGCCGTAGGAAAATCAAACGGTGAATGATACTggtatttattatatggcaagctccgcgagcgcgcagtatgcggcgaattctgtgttctgattggctacccgagcgggcaagatggagcgatactgcccgcccgggactgcccgtttcgttcccgcaaataaaatttcgtcagagttcaagcgagtgcacgaaagttttctctcgctcaaattactttctgctaaggtaaaaagattttgtttcgctttacatttgtctgtcttttgtctgtcgctgctttttatatataaatatgtttcaaatatgatttccagtgttttttgtataggcaatactcaagatgattcaaactgttgtaatctgtataatttcata
Protein-coding sequences here:
- the LOC136912968 gene encoding protein DPCD-like isoform X1, whose protein sequence is MRLGSRVKPISSSGLQDKHFKMAAAEGKFVWLETLRKARKTSLVQDGRRKVHYTFPDDVEMVEEYETTSGELLVRKWKKKSGLGKAGKWEFEIGEDIRPVNLDLENITESRGNPIFIRRDSNKAFQWRIRNLPYPVNVYSVTVNEDNSSITIRTSNKKYFKRFDIPDMERAQLKLDQGAISVAHANNTLIITEFPSWHRRSPGVYEDIDKNTGNGRSDLDFIKLSAYWVLSIKPTKVIPPQGRFEDFRELAIQRSNEKICSSAIIYNMTIYATQ